In a genomic window of Acropora muricata isolate sample 2 chromosome 2, ASM3666990v1, whole genome shotgun sequence:
- the LOC136897743 gene encoding uncharacterized protein, with product MNDSVIELNLWPYTYGDELNSIFNLKRSFCRSLQSIFSRFIIPLPRDFQRTACKHILIHKRERNRKWNTTSMQSATMSPLNMWNSNENPLVTAQKMFAEIYGNNYPFSKTVEQGLKRVLGERYSGSPHEFMNNFILPTATLLKKAEAKGFPLVKDDLVIIHLAAPTNHLENGEMFYQVGHTSPGVLAVKFTKYVGKNVIQQPGNIDGENLHEAFTQRYVETLRGEAPNLGDQLMRILLTSKEIASGDYDVEKVEVKKTMPRSLDHSFPCHPPVTETAMPKSPGADEQPVLARSCSEDRGTSCIVTGQDCLFQESFSLRNKDLSSSLLAQPPSGDHMASAMAFPSQHQEQLGENMSYPEYPPVLQAVKYDTEEPDIGAHISQDGQSKAKYPPILQAVRNEVTEGPDSRQPNGEESCEAGQGKAKYPPIFEAARNETKEPDSSQPNGEQSCEAGQRKVRYPPILQAVRNETEEPDSSQTNGEQSLEAGQGKAKYPLIFEAARNETEEPDSSQPNGEQSFEAGQGKAKYPPIFEAARNETEEPDTGQPCGEHSRLQSSFRYSNNPPHSPLSPASGNVQTPTPSTTTSGSEPYPPLVQAVNDQQVTRATGQLPPLTTTPTGGTGTYREDEDLDLF from the exons ATGAATGATAGCGTAATTGAATTGAATCTCTGGCCGTACACTTACGGCGATGAATTGAATTCGATATTCAATTTGAAACGTTCTTTTTGCAGAAG TCTGCAGTCCATCTTCTCACGATTCATAATTCCACTTCCTCGTGACTTCCAACGTACTGCATGTAAGCACATTTTAATTCATAAACGGGAAAGAAACCGAAAGTGGAACACAACTTCAATGCAATCTGCCACGATGTCGCCTTTGAACATGTGGAATTCCAACGAG AATCCTCTCGTCACAGCCCAAAAGATGTTTGCTGAAATTTATGGCAACAACTATCCGTTTAGCAAAACTGTTGAACAAGGCTTGAAGAGAGTATTGGGTGAGAGGTATAGTGGAAGTCCTCATGAATTCATGAACAATTTTATCCTACCAACTGCAACTCTGCTGAAGAAAGCTGAAGCTAAG GGCTTTCCTTTGGTAAAGGATGACTTGGTGATTATCCACCTTGCTGCTCCGACAAACCACCTGGAAAACGGAGAAATGTTTTATCAG GTTGGGCACACATCTCCCGGAGTGCTAGCAGTGAAGTTTACAAAATACGTGGGGAAAAACGTCATCCAGCAGCCAGGAAATATTGACGGTGAGAATTTACATGAGGCATTTACTCAACGTTACGTCGAAACGCTAAGAGGTGAAGCCCCAAATTTGGGCGACCAGTTGATGCGAATTCTTCTAACGTCGAAAGAAATTGCTTCTGGAGATTACGATGTTGAAAAGGTGGAAGTTAAGAAGACAATGCCACGTTCTCTGGACCATAGTTTTCCTTGTCATCCACCTGTAACAGAGACAGCGATGCCAAAATCGCCTGGAGCCGATGAACAGCCAGTCCTTGCTCGAAGCTGCTCTGAAGATCGAGGAACCTCTTGCATAGTGACTGGTCAGGATTGTCTTTTTCAAGAAAGTTTCTCGCTAAGAAATAAGGACCTGTCCTCTTCCCTCCTCGCTCAGCCTCCCAGTGGTGATCACATGGCATCAGCTATGGCCTTTCCATCGCAACACCAGGAGCAATTGGGTGAAAACATGAGTTATCCGGAATACCCACCCGTGCTACAAGCTGTAAAGTATGACACTGAGGAACCAGACATCGGAGCGCATATATCTCAAGATgggcaaagcaaagcaaagtaTCCGCCTATATTGCAAGCTGTCAGGAATGAAGTTACAGAGGGTCCAGACAGCAGGCAACCAAATGGAGAAGAATCATGTGAAGCTGGACAAGGGAAAGCAAAGTATCCTCCCATATTTGAAGCTGCCAGGAATGAAACGAAGGAACCAGACAGCAGCCAACCAAACGGAGAACAATCCTGTGAAGCTGGACAAAGGAAAGTAAGGTATCCGCCCATTTTGCAAGCTGTCAGGAATGAAACGGAGGAACCAGACAGCAGCCAAACAAACGGAGAACAATCACTTGAAGCCGGACAAGGTAAAGCAAAGTATCCTCTCATATTTGAAGCTGCCAGGAATGAAACGGAGGAACCAGACAGCAGCCAACCAAACGGAGAACAATCATTTGAAGCCGGACAAGGTAAAGCAAAGTATCCTCCCATATTTGAAGCTGCCAGAAATGAAACAGAGGAACCAGACACCGGTCAACCATGCGGAGAACATTCCCGCCTGCAATCCTCCTTTCGCTATAGCAATAATCCACCACACTCTCCTCTTTCTCCAGCAAGTGGGAATGTCCAAACCCCGACTCCTTCAACCACCACATCAGGAAGTGAACCGTATCCCCCACTAGTGCAGGCAGTAAATGATCAACAAGTCACCAGAGCCACCGGTCAACTGCCACCATTAACCACTACCCCGACGGGAGGTACAGGAACCTACAGGGAAGATGAAGATCTGGATTTGTTTTGA